From the Desulfovibrio sp. JC010 genome, the window GGTAAAAACCGTCCACGGTAACCACCGTCCGGGGGTTGACCTCGCGGACCCTCTCGCGCAGCAGACGGGCGGAAAAACCGGAAAAGACCATGGAATGAACCGCCCCGATACGGGCGCAGGCCAACATGGCAATAACAGTCTCAGGCAGCTGGGGCATGTAGAGGACCACCCGGTCACCCTTGCCCACTCCAAGGCCTTTAAGACCATTGGCAAAACGGTTCACGGCCCGGTAAAGCTCGTAGTAAGTGTACTGGCGTGAATCGCCCGGTTCACCTTCCCAGATCAGGGCCAGGCGGTTCTTGTTGACCGTCTCGATGTGGCGGTCAAGGGCATTGTAGGTGATGTTGCAGCGCGCGCCGTTGAACCAGCGATAGTTGGGCGCATCGGAAATATCGCAGACCTGTTCCCATTTCTTAAACCAGTCCAGTTCTTCGGCTGCTTCTTCCCAATAGGAACAAAGATCAACTTCCGCCAGCTCCCGCGCAGCGCGCAGGTCCTGCGGATTGACCCCGGCTTCAATAAGCATCTGAGGCAGCGGGCGGAAGACCCGTTCTTCATGCAACAGGTTGTCTAGTGTGTCTTTTTTATTATCCATAGATGCCTCCGGCGGCCCTGCCGGGGGCCTTAAACCCTTTTTGAAAAAAGGGTTTAAGAATCCCAAAAACTTTTAATAGTTTTAAATAATCCTTTGACCCACTACACAACCTAAACATAATAAATCTAGTATTCATCCCATATTCGGCAAACGGTGCGGGGATATCGGTAAACGGCGCATTCATGATCACATCCCCAGAATCTGCTTGAGTTTGCTGATCCGCCTGCGGCTGATGGGCAGCTCGATCCTTGTTCGCCCTGCAGTACGCAGCATGAAGTTACTGCCCGGCAGGGAAGCAATCTCGGTGACCATTTCCAGATTAACCAGATACTTGCGGTGCACTCGAAAAAAACGGTGCGGGCCGAGGCGTTCTTCAAGATTTTTAAGACGGTGGGAAGTGAGAAATTTCTGATTTGCGGTGTGTACGTAGGAATAATCTTCGTAAGCTTCCACAAAAATAATCTGGGTGTAGGGGATGAGCATCATGCGCCCGTCCTGATTGACCGGAAGTTTTTCAATCTCCGGCTGACGGGTCTGGGAAAAATCCCATGCATTCTTGAGAGCGGAAAGAAATTTATCCTGCTCATCTTCGCCAAGGGAAAGCTGCAGGGTCTCTTCCCCGGTTTCCACCCCGGTTCCGGACTCTTTCCAGTCCGAGGGCTCGGGAACTTCGCGGAAATGGCTCTTGAAGCGGGCGATACGCTCCAAAGTCTTCTGCATACGCTCTTCATCCGGAGGCCAGATCAGGTAATCCACAGCCCCCAGTTCAAAGGCTTCGTAAGCCTTTGTCTCATCTCCGGCAATAAAAATCAGGCCGGGTTTGTGCTTGCTGGCCCCGAGGGCCTGCGCCAGTTCCGCGCCGCTGATGCCCTCTTCAAAATCGAAGCCCAGAAATATAATTCCGTAGCCCACAGCCTTATGCAGCTCCAAAGCTTCGTCCGCGCTGACCGTTTCCCCCAGAACACGCACCAGCTTATCGCCACGCAATGTTTCGCGGATACCGCTGCGGACCTCAGCGTCCGGGTGCAGAATTAAAGTCTTCAGGCTGGGCAAGTGAACTCCGGCAATTACAATTAATCCAATTATTCAAGGGATAGCTTGAATTCAGCCCGACTGCAAGCCTCTATTCTCCATGCCCACCCTCTTTATCATACTCCACAAGTATGATACGGTTTACGCCAACATTAATATTTTTCATTCTCTGCGCTAAAAAAAGTTGACACAAACGAGAACTATTACTACTTTATAGCCAGAGGTGCACATGAAAATAGGACAAAGAAGATCAAAACAGAGGGAACTCATTCTTGAAGAACTAAAAGGGCTGACCTGCCATCCCACAGCGGATGAGCTGTATGAACGGGTGCGCAAAAGACTCCCCAACATCAGCCTTGGCACTGTATACCGCAACCTTGAATTAATGGCGGACCACGGTGTTATCCTTAAGATTGAGACTGGCGGCAAAAACAGATTTGACGGTAACGCAGAACCGCATCCGCACATCAGGTGCTTACAATGCGGCAAAGTGGATGACGTCATGAACGAAGTGACCGCTCCTGAGATCAGCGAAATTGAAGCCCAGGGCTATGATGTAAAAGGATGCTCCATCGAGTATTTTGGCTTATGCCCGGAATGCCGAACAAAAGTACATTAAATATATTTTAAAATAACATCTTCATACAATACCCGTAGTTAAATATGGAGATGTTATTTTTTTACCCAAAAAACCTGACAGCGGCGCTATTAACTGTTAAATATCACTAGTGCCAGTTCCGTTTAAAATCTGCTGTGCAAAGCAGCGTGATAAGGAGATGTTCATGTCCCAACTCAAAGGTTCCAAAACAGAAAAGAATATTCTGACCGCATTCGCAGGTGAGTCCCAGGCCCGTAACCGTTATAACTACTTTGCCTCCAAGGCTAAAAAAGAAGGTTATGTGCAGATTTCAAAAGTCTTCGAAGAAACCGCAAATCAGGAAAAAGAGCATGCCAAAAGACTGTTCAAGCTTCTTGAAGGCGGCGAAGTGGAAGTAACTGCAGCCTTCCCCGCAGGGGTGATCGGTTCCACCATTGAAAACCTTAAAGAGTCTGCCGGCGGTGAAAGACACGAATGGGAAGAAATGTATCCCGAATTCGCCAAGGTTGCTGAAGAAGAAGGCTTCAAAGATATTGCAGCTATTTTCCGCTCAATCGCCGTGGCCGAAGAATTTCACGAAAAAAGATACCTTGCCCTTGCCAAGAACATCGAAGACGACAAGGTATTCAAAAAAGACGCTGTCACTATCTGGCAGTGTCAGAACTGTGGATACACCCATGAAGGCACCGGTGCACCGCACAAGTGTCCCGCATGCGACCATCCGCAGGCACATTTTCAAGTCGTTTGTGAAAACTGGTAGTCCATAACCTTAACCTGGTGGAGATTTAAAATGGCTGAACTGTACGAAGTTTATAAATGTGAAGGTTGCGGTAATATCACTATGGTTCTTCATGCCGGTCCCGGCAACCTTGCCTGTTGCGGATCTGACATGATCCTCATGGCTGAAAACACTGTTGACGCTGCCAAGGAAAAACACGTTCCTGTTATTGAAAAAACTGCTGACGGCTATCTGGTCAAAGTCGGTGATGTTGCCCACCCCATGGAAGAAAAGCACTGGATCGAGTGGATTGAACTTTCCTGCGGTAACGCACGTATGATCAAGCAGCTCAAGCCGGGCGAAGCTCCCGAAGCCAAGTTCTGCTGCTGCAAGGAAAGCACCGAACCTGTTGTTGCCCGCGCATACTGTAACCTGCACGGCCTCTGGAAGGCTTAAAACAAGGCGGCAATATGGCTGAACCAAAAGATATGTACCAATGTCAGGTAAGTAACTGCGGTTACATATACAATCCGGACAAAGGTGACCGCAAGAGCAAAACCCCCAAGGGAACTGCTTTTGCCGACCTGCCCGAAGACTGGAAATGCCCAGTCTGCGGTGCGAGTAAAAAAGCGTTCAAGCCTCTTGGCTAACTGACCTACCACGGAGAATGAAAATGAAATACGTATGTACTATTTGCGGTTGGGTTTACGATCCCGCTGAAGGCGACCCGGACGGCGGCATCGCTCCCGGCACCAAGTTTGAAGATATTCCCGAAGATTGGGAATGCCCGGTCTGCGGTGCAGGCAAGGACGATTTCGAGCCTGAAGATTAAAAGATAACGTCCGGCACTGCCTCCGGATGTGGATAATGTGAAAATGAACACGGAAAGCCGGGCTATGTCCCGGCTTTCTGACCCTGAAAACACAATTCAAAATATATTAGGAAGACTCAAGTGAGACCTGTTGAAATTAAAGAAGGCGTACATTGGATCGGAGTTGTAGACTGGAACTGCCGTAATTTTCACGGCTATGCCCGCTCCGCAAACGGCACCACCTACAATGCTTTTTACATTGAAGATGAAAAAAAAGTACTGGTGGATACTGTTTCCAAAGGCAGCGAGAGTCAGTTCATCTGCTCCCTTTCGCACCTGACCAAACCTGAAGAGATCGATTACATCGTGGTCAACCACCTTGAACCCGACCACGCCGGCTGCCTCGAAAAAATGATCGAGCTCTGCAAGCCTGAAAAAGTATTTGTTTCCGTCATGGGCGGCAAGGCTCTTAAAACCTTCTTTGACTGCGAAGACTGGCCTATCCACGTAGTCAAACCCGGTGAAGAAATTTCCATCGGTAAACGTACCCTGCGATTTTACGAAACCCGCATGCTGCACTGGCCCGACAACATGTTCACCTTTTGTCCCGAAGACAAAATTCTCTTTACCAGTGATGCCTTCGGACAGAACATCGCCGCCAGTGAACGCTGGGTGGATGAAATGAGCAAGGAAATGGTTGCAGATCACATGCAGCAGTACTTTGCAAACATCATCACTCCCTACTCTTCCAAGGTTATCAAGACCCTCGAAACTTTTGCGGGACTGAATCTCGATGTAGACATGATCTGCCCGGACCACGGCCTCATGTTCCGTGGCGATGACTGCGCATTCGCCCTTGAAAAATACATGGAATTCGCCAAGCAGGTTCCCAAGCAGAAAGCGACCCTGTTCTACGATACCATGTGGAGTTCCACCGAACGCATGATCAACGCTGTTGCTTCCGGTCTGGTTTCCGAAGGCATTTCCGTTAAGGTCATGTCCGTTAAGGCCAACCACCACAGTGACATCATGAGCGAAGTTTTCGACTCCGCAGCCATTGTCATCGGTTCCCCGACCCACAATAACGGCATCCTGCCCGGTATGGCTGACGCCCTGACCTACGTTAAGGGTCTGCGTCCGCAGAACAAAATCGGTGCCGCCGTGGGATCCTTCGGCTGGTCCGGTGAGTGCGTTAAAATTCTTAACGAATGGCTTGAAAAGATGAGCTGCGATATCATCGCCCCCCAGATCAAAGCCAAAAACCGCCCCGACCACGACACTCTTAAAGAATGCTTTCAGCTCGGCGTTGCCATTGCTGCTGCAATCAAAGAGAAGACCGGTAAATAATTTATCCGGCCCCGGAGGACTCAGTTTCATCCGGGGCCGAATTTCCAGATACTAATTCACAAAACCTTCTCTTTTATGCTACTAGGGAGTTGAAAAGCTAAAAATAGGACTTATTTACATAGTTATCGATAATAGTTTTTCTTAGCGTCACTATCCAAACGGAGGCTCGCATATGGCACTCGGACGCAAGCTTAAAAAAGAAGTAATGGCCGTACTGGCAGACGAGAACTGGGAAAGCAGGTTTGAAGAACTCATGGATGAGTATTCCATGCAGAACCTTGTAGCCCCGCTTTTCGCATCGCTATGTGCAACAACGGTAATTGTCCGCTGGCATGGTGTCACCTGCTTCGGCAAGGTCATCTCGCGAATGGTTAAAGAAGACGCACCCAAGGCCCGCGTGGTCATGCGCAGAATCATGTGGATGCTCAATGAGGAGTCCGGGGGTTGTGCCTGGGGAGTCCCCGAAGCCATGGGTGAGATTGCCGCTGTGAACGATGCCATGGCTGCCGAATATGGAAAAATACTGCTCAGCTACAGCCATGAGGACGAAGAAGGGCCGGAGAACTACCTTGAATTTCCCACCCTGCTCCGGGGTGCGGTCTGGGGAGTAGCCCGCATGGCCCAGACTCGTCAGGAAATCGCAGCTCAAGCAACGGATGATCTGATCCGCTTTCTTTCCTACCCCGACCCGGTCATTCAAGGCACGGCCTGTTGGGCTCTTGGAGGACTTAAGGCGGCGGGATCCGTTAAAAAGCTTGAAGCTTTGGTGAATAATGATACTGTTATAGATATTTATAAGGACTCTTTATTGCAGTCTGTAGCAGTGGGAAGGCTGGCTCAGGAAGCTCTGGATAGAATTTCAGGGAATTAAATCAACAACTTGAACAAGGAGAGGGATGATGGATGTTCTGATGCTGTCAAGGCTGCAATTTGCCATGGCAACTATGTTCCACTTCATTTTCGTACCGCTCACACTGGGACTTTCCATCATGGTTGCCGTAATGGAAACCATGTACGTGCGCACTAAAAAAGATATTTACCTGCGCATGACCAAATTCTGGGGAAAGCTGTTCGTCATTAACTTTGTTCTCGGAATCGTGACCGGAATCACACTTGAATTCCAGTTCGGTACCAACTGGTCCCGCTATTCCGAATACGTGGGTGATATCTTCGGTTCACTGCTGGCTATTGAAGCCACCGTGGCCTTTTTCATGGAATCAACTTTTCTTGCTGCATGGATTTTCGGCTGGAAAAAACTTTCCCCCAAAATGCACGCTGCCTGTATCTGGATTGTGGCCATCGCTTCCAATATTTCCGCAGTCTGGATCATCCTTGCCAACGGCTGGAT encodes:
- a CDS encoding LytTR family DNA-binding domain-containing protein, which gives rise to MPSLKTLILHPDAEVRSGIRETLRGDKLVRVLGETVSADEALELHKAVGYGIIFLGFDFEEGISGAELAQALGASKHKPGLIFIAGDETKAYEAFELGAVDYLIWPPDEERMQKTLERIARFKSHFREVPEPSDWKESGTGVETGEETLQLSLGEDEQDKFLSALKNAWDFSQTRQPEIEKLPVNQDGRMMLIPYTQIIFVEAYEDYSYVHTANQKFLTSHRLKNLEERLGPHRFFRVHRKYLVNLEMVTEIASLPGSNFMLRTAGRTRIELPISRRRISKLKQILGM
- a CDS encoding Fur family transcriptional regulator, translating into MKIGQRRSKQRELILEELKGLTCHPTADELYERVRKRLPNISLGTVYRNLELMADHGVILKIETGGKNRFDGNAEPHPHIRCLQCGKVDDVMNEVTAPEISEIEAQGYDVKGCSIEYFGLCPECRTKVH
- the rbr gene encoding rubrerythrin, with the protein product MSQLKGSKTEKNILTAFAGESQARNRYNYFASKAKKEGYVQISKVFEETANQEKEHAKRLFKLLEGGEVEVTAAFPAGVIGSTIENLKESAGGERHEWEEMYPEFAKVAEEEGFKDIAAIFRSIAVAEEFHEKRYLALAKNIEDDKVFKKDAVTIWQCQNCGYTHEGTGAPHKCPACDHPQAHFQVVCENW
- a CDS encoding desulfoferrodoxin; its protein translation is MAELYEVYKCEGCGNITMVLHAGPGNLACCGSDMILMAENTVDAAKEKHVPVIEKTADGYLVKVGDVAHPMEEKHWIEWIELSCGNARMIKQLKPGEAPEAKFCCCKESTEPVVARAYCNLHGLWKA
- a CDS encoding rubredoxin, producing the protein MAEPKDMYQCQVSNCGYIYNPDKGDRKSKTPKGTAFADLPEDWKCPVCGASKKAFKPLG
- the rd gene encoding rubredoxin, coding for MKYVCTICGWVYDPAEGDPDGGIAPGTKFEDIPEDWECPVCGAGKDDFEPED
- a CDS encoding FprA family A-type flavoprotein, which translates into the protein MRPVEIKEGVHWIGVVDWNCRNFHGYARSANGTTYNAFYIEDEKKVLVDTVSKGSESQFICSLSHLTKPEEIDYIVVNHLEPDHAGCLEKMIELCKPEKVFVSVMGGKALKTFFDCEDWPIHVVKPGEEISIGKRTLRFYETRMLHWPDNMFTFCPEDKILFTSDAFGQNIAASERWVDEMSKEMVADHMQQYFANIITPYSSKVIKTLETFAGLNLDVDMICPDHGLMFRGDDCAFALEKYMEFAKQVPKQKATLFYDTMWSSTERMINAVASGLVSEGISVKVMSVKANHHSDIMSEVFDSAAIVIGSPTHNNGILPGMADALTYVKGLRPQNKIGAAVGSFGWSGECVKILNEWLEKMSCDIIAPQIKAKNRPDHDTLKECFQLGVAIAAAIKEKTGK
- a CDS encoding DVU0298 family protein; this translates as MALGRKLKKEVMAVLADENWESRFEELMDEYSMQNLVAPLFASLCATTVIVRWHGVTCFGKVISRMVKEDAPKARVVMRRIMWMLNEESGGCAWGVPEAMGEIAAVNDAMAAEYGKILLSYSHEDEEGPENYLEFPTLLRGAVWGVARMAQTRQEIAAQATDDLIRFLSYPDPVIQGTACWALGGLKAAGSVKKLEALVNNDTVIDIYKDSLLQSVAVGRLAQEALDRISGN